The following proteins are encoded in a genomic region of uncultured Hyphomonas sp.:
- a CDS encoding DUF2794 domain-containing protein: MSEFPSRRAQSEPRIAFHKTEMRPILDVYGRLVMAGEARDYAIGMHKDHAIFAIFRRHAENPTWRIEKQPHLANMQGQYVVYGQAGQVLRRGRDLQQVLRVFDRKRFTIVK; the protein is encoded by the coding sequence ATGAGCGAATTTCCCTCCCGCAGGGCCCAGAGCGAGCCGCGAATCGCTTTCCACAAAACCGAGATGAGACCGATTCTCGACGTCTACGGACGGTTGGTCATGGCAGGCGAGGCGCGCGACTACGCCATCGGCATGCACAAGGACCACGCCATCTTCGCGATCTTCCGCCGCCACGCCGAAAATCCGACCTGGCGGATCGAGAAACAACCCCATCTCGCCAACATGCAGGGCCAGTATGTCGTGTACGGACAGGCCGGGCAGGTGCTGCGCCGCGGGCGCGATCTGCAGCAGGTATTACGGGTTTTCGACCGCAAGCGTTTCACGATTGTGAAGTAA
- a CDS encoding COQ9 family protein, with amino-acid sequence MTVTPSRKLRRRWLDALLPEVAFDGWTEAAAERAANEAGLDEGERALAAPRGVIDLIDGFFEEAGEAAKADLAAQDLSAMRVPDKVKAGVLAWLKALEPNREAVRRAVSRGMVPWNAGPALQRGWAVADFVWDAAGDTAEDYNRYSKRGLLTAILPPIVLYWLDNPSDEDLDEYVSRRLAQASGAGRTAGKILGPLLDAIGSKRPNDGKAPGARS; translated from the coding sequence ATGACTGTCACACCTTCCCGCAAACTTCGCCGCCGCTGGCTGGATGCGCTCCTGCCGGAGGTCGCTTTTGACGGCTGGACGGAGGCCGCGGCAGAGCGAGCGGCCAATGAAGCCGGGCTTGATGAGGGTGAACGCGCCCTTGCCGCGCCGCGCGGCGTAATCGACCTGATCGACGGCTTTTTCGAAGAGGCGGGGGAGGCGGCCAAGGCCGATCTTGCTGCGCAGGACCTCTCCGCCATGCGTGTGCCCGACAAGGTGAAGGCTGGCGTGCTGGCCTGGCTGAAGGCGCTGGAGCCGAACCGGGAAGCCGTCCGCCGGGCGGTGTCACGTGGCATGGTGCCGTGGAATGCAGGCCCCGCGTTGCAGCGCGGCTGGGCGGTGGCCGATTTTGTGTGGGACGCCGCAGGCGACACGGCGGAGGATTATAACCGCTACTCCAAGCGCGGGCTGTTGACCGCCATCCTGCCGCCCATCGTGCTGTATTGGCTGGACAACCCGTCTGACGAGGATCTCGACGAATATGTCTCCCGCCGCCTTGCCCAGGCTTCGGGCGCCGGCCGCACGGCGGGCAAGATCCTCGGGCCCCTTCTTGACGCCATCGGTTCAAAGAGGCCCAATGACGGAAAGGCGCCAGGCGCGCGCAGCTAG